One Asterias rubens chromosome 1, eAstRub1.3, whole genome shotgun sequence genomic region harbors:
- the LOC117290460 gene encoding carboxypeptidase B-like: MKFLLILAVIGLASCAPGHVKYDGYEVLRIVPRSGNQLEWLQKFGEKFVSKLDFWKQAHDVDQPMDVMVPPHFQMELREILEENDVTFSVLIEDVQQVIREQMESSVSINGILDSFDYNVYHTYDEVMKWVTDFAAEYSSIAEEIVVTKSFEGRDIKAIKLGKKVSGKPGAFMQGGIHAREWISPATMLNMAKKLAENYGSDAAVTAFLDTFDFYIVPVFNVDGYSYSWTNDRMWRKNRQFNSKRLCRGVDLNRNYGYEWGGRGASSNDCDQDFRGPSAMSEPELIGLTNWLLGLKAAGQPFHLHMDVHAYGLYWLYPWGYSKLVPLPAEAGDMDAVAQKATSALASLYGTSYLVGGSAKAMYAASGASEDWAFGTLGAKYTYVVELRDEGRYGFLLPESQIEETALETFEALKEVGRNLVAEYGS, translated from the exons ATGAAGTTCCTTTTGATTCTGGCTGTTATTGGCCTGGCTAGCTGTGCACCTGGACATGTCAAATATGATGG ATATGAGGTACTACGAATCGTTCCTCGATCAGGAAATCAACTAGAATGGCTTCAGAAATTTGGAGAGAAATTTGTGTCAAAG TTGGACTTCTGGAAGCAAGCCCATGATGTGGACCAGCCAATGGATGTGATGGTACCACCACACTTCCAGATGGAGCTGAGAGAGATTCTGGAAGAGAATGACGTTACATTCAGCGTCCTCATTGAAGATGTTCAGCAAGTCATCAGAGAACAGATGGAGTCTTCAGTCAGCATCAATGGCATCTTGGATTCATTTGACTACAATGTTTATCACACTTATGATGAG GTGATGAAGTGGGTAACAGACTTTGCAGCTGAGTACAGTTCTATTGCAGAGGAGATTGTTGTCACTAAATCTTTTGAGGGAAGGGACATCAAAGCCATTAAG CTTGGTAAGAAAGTGTCTGGTAAACCAGGCGCCTTCATGCAGGGAGGTATTCACGCAAGAGAGTGGATCAGCCCAGCTACTATGCTCAACATGGCTAAGAAG CTTGCTGAAAACTATGGCAGTGATGCCGCTGTAACAGCCTTCCTCGACACATTTGATTTCTACATCGTACCAGTATTCAATGTGGATGGGTACTCCTACTCATGGACAAAT GACCGAATGTGGCGTAAGAATCGTCAGTTCAATTCCAAGAGACTTTGCAGAGGTGTGGACCTAAACAGGAACTATGGCTACGAATGGGGAG gaCGTGGTGCAAGCAGTAATGACTGCGACCAAGACTTCCGTGGTCCAAGTGCCATGTCCGAGCCTGAACTGATTGGACTGACTAACTGGCTCCTTGGGCTCAAGGCTGCTGGTCAACCCTTCCATCTTCACATGGATGTCCATGCTTATGGTCTGTACTGGCTGTACCCATGGGGTTACTCCAAACTTGTCCCCTTGCCTGCTGAGGCTGGTGATATG GATGCAGTGGCACAGAAGGCCACATCAGCCCTTGCTAGTCTCTATGGCACATCATATCTAGTCGGAGGATCTGCCAAGGCTATGT atgCAGCCTCAGGTGCTAGTGAGGATTGGGCTTTCGGTACCCTAGGAGCCAAATACACCTACGTCGTGGAGCTCCGTGATGAGGGACGATACGGTTTCCTTCTCCCAGAGTCTCAGATTGAAGAAACTGCTTTGGAGACATTTGAGGCTCTCAAGGAGGTCGGAAGGAACCTTGTTGCTGAATATGGCTCTTAA